The following are from one region of the Microtus pennsylvanicus isolate mMicPen1 chromosome 15, mMicPen1.hap1, whole genome shotgun sequence genome:
- the Defb136 gene encoding defensin beta 136, with the protein MHLHLSGLLFFLVISLPAGNCAVGNKGVEFQTCTAVNGVCFFGCRPGWIWVGYCNNLMSCCKKDNVFVLPQSKGI; encoded by the exons ATGCACCTGCATCTTTCAGGGTTACTCTTCTTCCTGGTGATCTCACTGCCTGCAG GTAACTGTGCAGTCGGGAATAAAGGTGTAGAATTTCAAACGTGTACCGCAGTCAACGGCGTTTGTTTCTTTGGCTGTCGGCCAGGATGGATATGGGTTGGCTACTGTAACAACCTAATGTCCTGCTGTAAAAAGGACAATGTATTTGTACTTCCTCAATCCAAAGGTATATGA